One window of the Brevibacterium limosum genome contains the following:
- the map gene encoding type I methionyl aminopeptidase, whose protein sequence is MIELKTPAEIDKMAVTGRFVARALAELTSIAEPGMDIMHLEKTARKLIEDAGAKSCYWDYAPSFGSGPFRNVICLSVNDGVLHGKPHSYVMKDSDLLTLDFAVSIDGWVADAARSVVVGNGSEEDQRLIDTTWAGLEAGIGAAQAGNRLGDISKAIGDVADAHRIPVNLDFGGHGLGHTMHEDPHVPNRGKGGRGLVLKPGLTLAIEPWWSFTSKKLSVDKDGWTLRLADGSNGAHSENTIAITEDGPRILTTLD, encoded by the coding sequence GTGATCGAGCTGAAGACGCCCGCCGAGATCGACAAGATGGCGGTGACCGGCCGTTTCGTCGCCAGGGCCTTGGCTGAGCTGACCTCGATCGCAGAACCGGGCATGGACATCATGCACCTGGAGAAGACCGCCCGGAAGCTCATCGAAGACGCCGGCGCCAAGTCCTGCTATTGGGACTACGCCCCCTCCTTCGGCTCCGGCCCCTTCCGCAACGTCATCTGCCTGTCCGTCAACGACGGCGTCCTCCACGGCAAGCCGCACAGCTATGTGATGAAGGACAGCGACCTGCTCACCCTCGACTTCGCCGTATCCATCGACGGCTGGGTCGCCGACGCAGCACGTTCGGTTGTCGTCGGCAACGGCAGCGAAGAGGACCAGCGACTCATCGACACCACCTGGGCCGGCCTCGAAGCCGGAATCGGTGCCGCCCAGGCCGGCAACCGCCTCGGCGATATCTCGAAGGCCATCGGTGACGTCGCCGACGCCCACCGCATCCCCGTCAATCTCGACTTCGGCGGGCACGGCCTCGGCCACACGATGCACGAGGATCCGCATGTCCCCAACCGGGGCAAGGGCGGTCGCGGCCTGGTCCTCAAACCGGGTCTGACCCTGGCGATCGAACCGTGGTGGTCGTTCACGTCGAAGAAGCTCTCCGTCGACAAGGACGGCTGGACCCTGCGTCTGGCCGATGGTTCGAATGGTGCCCATTCGGAGAACACGATCGCCATCACCGAGGATGGTCCCCGAATCCTCACCACGCTCGACTGA
- the radA gene encoding DNA repair protein RadA, which produces MSFTCSECGYSTVKWLGRCPECQAWGTLEEKGANSSKVKTKVKKSGGAKPISEIDSTLAQARSTFVPEFDRVLGGGIVPGAVVLLSGEPGVGKSTLLLDVAAKIAMFGVKVLYVTGEESAGQVRLRAERINALADSLLLAAETDLGSVLGMIEAEQPELLVVDSIQTLASSEVEGIPGGVTQVREVASALIREAKARSLPTVLVGHITKDGTIAGPRLLEHLVDVVCTFEGERHSRLRMLRAVKNRFGPTDDVGCFDMEENGIKSLEDPSGLFLSRSGANPPGTCLTVTQEGKRPLLVEVQSLITESAGGQSRRSVSGVDSSRVAMMLAVLSQNVTQANLAKSDVFTATVGGAKLSEPASDLAICMSLASALLGRPLARHLVAIGEVSLSGEIRNVPNLGQRLNEAKRLGITHAVVAKGAMTNVAAPDKMEIKECEHIAGAVELMLTNEALREPK; this is translated from the coding sequence ATGTCTTTCACGTGTTCCGAATGCGGCTATTCGACGGTCAAATGGTTGGGGCGCTGCCCCGAATGCCAGGCCTGGGGCACCCTTGAGGAAAAGGGTGCGAACTCGTCGAAGGTGAAGACGAAGGTCAAGAAGTCCGGCGGCGCGAAGCCGATCAGCGAGATCGACTCGACGCTCGCACAGGCGAGGTCGACGTTCGTCCCCGAATTCGATCGGGTGCTCGGCGGTGGCATCGTCCCCGGCGCCGTCGTTCTGCTCTCCGGCGAGCCCGGTGTCGGCAAGTCGACACTGCTCCTCGACGTCGCTGCGAAGATCGCCATGTTCGGAGTCAAGGTCCTCTACGTCACCGGTGAGGAATCCGCCGGTCAGGTCAGACTGCGCGCCGAACGGATCAACGCCCTGGCCGATTCGCTGCTGCTCGCCGCCGAGACCGATCTGGGTTCGGTGCTGGGGATGATCGAAGCCGAACAGCCGGAGCTGCTCGTCGTCGACTCGATCCAAACACTGGCCTCCTCCGAGGTCGAGGGCATCCCCGGTGGAGTCACCCAAGTCCGGGAAGTCGCCTCTGCTCTCATCCGAGAAGCCAAAGCCCGATCGCTGCCCACCGTGCTCGTCGGCCACATCACGAAGGACGGCACGATCGCCGGTCCCCGACTGCTCGAGCACCTCGTCGATGTCGTCTGCACCTTCGAAGGAGAACGGCATTCGCGGCTGCGTATGCTGCGGGCGGTGAAGAACCGCTTCGGCCCCACCGACGATGTGGGCTGCTTCGATATGGAAGAGAACGGGATCAAGAGCCTTGAAGACCCCTCGGGCCTGTTCCTCTCCCGCAGCGGAGCGAACCCGCCGGGCACCTGCCTGACGGTGACCCAGGAGGGCAAGCGGCCGCTGCTCGTCGAAGTCCAATCGCTGATCACCGAGTCCGCCGGCGGACAGTCCCGCCGGTCCGTCTCCGGAGTCGACTCATCCCGAGTGGCGATGATGCTGGCCGTGCTCAGCCAGAACGTCACGCAGGCGAACCTGGCCAAGAGCGATGTCTTCACGGCCACGGTCGGCGGAGCGAAGCTGTCGGAGCCGGCCAGCGACCTGGCGATCTGCATGTCCCTGGCCTCGGCGCTCCTCGGCAGACCACTGGCTCGCCACCTCGTCGCAATCGGCGAGGTCAGCCTGTCCGGAGAGATCCGCAACGTCCCCAACCTCGGCCAGCGCCTCAACGAAGCCAAACGCTTGGGCATCACCCATGCCGTCGTGGCCAAGGGAGCGATGACCAATGTCGCGGCACCCGACAAGATGGAGATCAAGGAGTGCGAACACATCGCCGGAGCGGTCGAACTCATGCTGACGAACGAAGCACTTCGGGAGCCGAAATGA
- a CDS encoding VOC family protein, with protein sequence MTTTVFPAFRTTDAQATIELLVTLGFTERLIVRNEHDPALVEHAEFALGDTGGIMIGSVRNDGSALDAVGGSSIYVVVDTEREVDRLYQEIVDMGHAIVRPVATQVHGGREFDFRDHDGNSWGVGSYRGA encoded by the coding sequence ATGACCACGACAGTTTTTCCGGCCTTTCGGACCACGGATGCACAAGCGACGATCGAGCTGCTGGTCACGCTCGGATTCACCGAAAGACTGATTGTGCGCAATGAGCACGATCCGGCGCTCGTCGAACATGCCGAATTCGCGCTCGGCGACACCGGCGGAATCATGATCGGCTCGGTCCGCAATGACGGATCAGCCCTCGACGCAGTGGGCGGCAGCTCGATCTACGTCGTCGTCGACACCGAACGCGAAGTCGACCGGCTCTATCAGGAGATCGTCGATATGGGACATGCGATCGTGCGACCGGTGGCGACTCAGGTTCACGGCGGCCGCGAATTCGACTTCCGCGACCACGACGGGAACTCCTGGGGAGTCGGCTCCTACCGCGGAGCCTGA
- a CDS encoding A/G-specific adenine glycosylase translates to MTHRADPESNPSGSSAAFPEVTEPVLRRVQDTIIDWFEEAARDLPWRHPNTSAWAILVSEIMSQQTPVARVEPRWREWMDKWPTPADLAAAPTAEVLHAWDRLGYPRRALRLQEAAEVIAAELDNRVPETTEELERLPGIGSYTAAAVSSFAFGRKTTVLDTNVRRVLIRLFAGRERPTTSPGRKETVWAAALVPEDKHVEWNAGVMEFGALVCTARNPDCPACPLQDICTWNQSGRPTSVTKPNSQKWAGTDRQLRGAIMDVLKAAHVAGDDRRGVRLDVFTASVTDFDPVLLDSLAESTATAVERVRELSADQDRVSRLITDLVADGLAQQVDGRLALPNR, encoded by the coding sequence ATGACACACCGAGCCGATCCCGAATCGAATCCCTCCGGGTCTTCCGCCGCCTTCCCCGAGGTGACAGAACCGGTGCTCAGACGCGTTCAGGACACCATCATCGACTGGTTCGAGGAGGCCGCTCGCGACCTGCCGTGGAGACATCCGAACACGAGTGCCTGGGCAATCCTCGTCAGCGAGATCATGTCCCAACAGACGCCTGTCGCCCGAGTCGAACCGCGGTGGCGTGAGTGGATGGACAAGTGGCCGACACCGGCCGACCTCGCCGCCGCCCCGACCGCCGAAGTCCTCCACGCCTGGGACCGTTTGGGCTATCCGCGCAGAGCGCTGCGACTGCAGGAAGCAGCCGAAGTCATCGCCGCTGAACTGGACAACAGGGTTCCCGAAACGACCGAAGAGCTCGAACGACTGCCGGGCATCGGGTCCTATACCGCCGCCGCGGTCTCCTCCTTTGCCTTCGGACGAAAGACGACCGTGCTGGACACGAACGTGCGTCGGGTCCTCATCCGCCTCTTCGCCGGCAGAGAACGCCCCACCACCTCACCCGGCCGGAAGGAGACTGTCTGGGCGGCCGCCCTGGTGCCCGAGGATAAGCACGTTGAGTGGAACGCTGGAGTCATGGAGTTCGGGGCCCTCGTCTGCACGGCGCGCAATCCCGACTGCCCCGCCTGCCCGCTCCAGGACATCTGCACATGGAACCAGTCGGGCAGACCCACCTCGGTGACGAAACCGAATTCTCAGAAATGGGCGGGCACGGATCGACAGCTGCGCGGAGCGATCATGGACGTGCTCAAGGCAGCGCATGTCGCCGGGGACGACCGACGCGGTGTCCGGCTCGACGTCTTCACCGCCTCGGTGACCGACTTCGACCCGGTGCTTCTCGATTCTCTGGCCGAATCGACGGCCACAGCGGTGGAGCGAGTGCGTGAACTCAGTGCCGACCAGGACAGGGTCTCTCGCCTCATCACCGATCTCGTCGCCGACGGTCTGGCTCAACAGGTCGATGGGCGCTTGGCTCTGCCGAACCGCTGA
- a CDS encoding amino-acid N-acetyltransferase, which produces MSSHAGDFDHGRISGDHHSKHELPGGLYLRRARTGDVKDIEALVAPLAGERILLAKDTVTYFESLQEFWLVVDPQPDGSEILAGCGALHIIWADLAEARTVATSPDYRGRGVGKAIINQLLADAREIGVDRMFCLTFETGFFGSLGFEPIKGIPVSPEVYVELLHSTDEGVAEFLDLARVKPNTLGNSRMIRYL; this is translated from the coding sequence ATGAGCTCACACGCAGGCGACTTCGATCATGGACGGATCTCCGGGGACCACCATTCCAAGCATGAACTTCCCGGAGGTCTGTACCTGCGACGGGCGAGGACCGGCGACGTCAAGGACATCGAAGCCCTGGTCGCCCCTCTGGCCGGTGAGCGGATCCTGCTCGCCAAGGACACAGTGACGTACTTCGAATCTCTCCAGGAGTTCTGGCTGGTCGTCGACCCCCAGCCCGACGGTTCGGAGATCCTCGCCGGCTGCGGTGCCCTGCATATCATCTGGGCGGACCTGGCCGAGGCACGCACGGTCGCGACTTCACCGGACTACAGGGGCAGGGGAGTGGGCAAGGCGATCATCAACCAGCTGCTCGCCGATGCCCGTGAGATCGGAGTCGACCGGATGTTCTGCCTGACCTTCGAGACCGGATTCTTCGGTTCGCTCGGCTTCGAACCGATAAAGGGCATCCCGGTCTCACCCGAGGTCTATGTCGAGCTGCTGCACTCCACCGATGAAGGTGTCGCAGAGTTCCTCGACCTGGCCCGGGTCAAACCGAACACTCTGGGCAACTCACGGATGATCAGATACCTCTGA